CCATTCCTTCTAAATTAGACTTGTATGCAGCTTCTACTTCTTTTTTTACCTGTGCTCTTAGTGCAACCGTAGCATCTTTATTGGCTTGTGATTGAGCAACTATAGATCCACTTTTTGAAAGAGAAGAAGAGCTCAAAACATATAATTCATTTTCAGGGTTTACACGTGAAGCAACAGCTTCCTGAATAGCTGTTGGTGTGCTCTTTGTTGAAAAATTGGAAAATACAGACTCAACAGATGAGCAGCTTGTCAATAACAAAACAGAAAATATAAATAAATTTAATTTATGTTTAATCATAATAAATCCTCCTAGAAAATATTTACTATACTATATTATAACATAAAAATAAAATAAAAATTTTAAAAATATTTTATTCATTTTAGTTTAATTAAATATTATAAAAAAGGAATAACAGTGCATTGTAAATAAACACTATTATCCCTTCAAGTAATTAATAAAGAAATATTTTTATATTAAAAATTATTTTATGTCATTCTTACAAGAATCAGTATCAAGGTATTCTTTTAGGTTTTCTAAAGTTGTTTCTATCATATTAGAAGCAGCTTCATCAGTATAAGAACCTACATGAGGAGTAACAAGAACTCTTGGATATAAATCTAATAATCTTTGGAATGTAGGGAATTTTGATTTAAATTCAGCTTCTTTATCTTTAAAGTTTTTAAAGAAGTAATTTACTTCTCCTTCTATTGTATCAATTCCGGCTCCCATTAGATGGTTGCTTTCTAATGCTTCAATAACAGCTTCAAGATCCATTAGTTCACCTCTAGCTGTATTAATTAAAATAGAGTTTTTCTTCATTTTAGCTAAAAATTCTTTTGTAATTACTTTACCATTTTCTTTTATATAAGGTGCATGTATGCTTATGATATCGCTATTTGCTATTAATTCATCAAGAGAAACTTGAGTTACTATATCGTCAATTCCAGTTTTAGGGAACATATCATATCCTAGAACATTAGCACCTAAACCTTTAAATAATTTAGCAGCAGTAAATCCTATTTTTCCAAGACCTATTATTCCAACATTACAGTTTCTAATTTCTCTAGCAAACATAAATGGATCAACTGTAAAGTTTCTTTCTTTGAATTTTTCTGCAGTATATGGAAGAGCTCTAAGCAATGACATAGCCATTGAAACAGCTAATTCTGCGATTGCATTAGGAGAATAGAAAGGTACATAAGCAAGTTTAAAACCTAACTCTTTTGCATAAGGGACATCTATGTGGTTAGTTCCCACTGTTCTTGTAAAAAGATATTTTACACCATAGCTTTTATACATATCTAATACTTCTTTAGTTGCAAAACAGTTTCCACGAAGAACAACACAGTCAAAACC
The Fusobacterium russii ATCC 25533 genome window above contains:
- a CDS encoding 2-hydroxyacid dehydrogenase — its product is MKILFYGVREVEVPLFNSLNKKFNYELELIPDYLNSKETAEKAKGFDCVVLRGNCFATKEVLDMYKSYGVKYLFTRTVGTNHIDVPYAKELGFKLAYVPFYSPNAIAELAVSMAMSLLRALPYTAEKFKERNFTVDPFMFAREIRNCNVGIIGLGKIGFTAAKLFKGLGANVLGYDMFPKTGIDDIVTQVSLDELIANSDIISIHAPYIKENGKVITKEFLAKMKKNSILINTARGELMDLEAVIEALESNHLMGAGIDTIEGEVNYFFKNFKDKEAEFKSKFPTFQRLLDLYPRVLVTPHVGSYTDEAASNMIETTLENLKEYLDTDSCKNDIK